A single Rhizobium sp. NRK18 DNA region contains:
- a CDS encoding ABC transporter substrate-binding protein → MKFSKIGLLACAALGAIGVAHTASAEDVTLKVWSIDGRDRPGLADTFSKEFSDMDNGIKIEYRMIAFDDIVNETLRAFATGNAPDIVSVDNPDFALFSSRGAMLDITDRVAKSDIIKTDNFFPGPLNSVTWDGKLYGIPKYTDTIAVFYNKDLFKKAGIDHPPVTWEEFAADAEKLTDPANHVYGATFSARAGEEGTFQFLPIIQMSGGSFKKVNTEGAVQTLELWKKMIDNGWASKDVLTLGQWDSTGTFNSGNAAMAVSGNWEIDRMLDDAKFDWGVALLPTLTEGGDRSSALGGFDWGIMSGTKHPDEAFKALEYFDSQAKRLYSEFGYIPPRSDIKLASSGNERKDAAIAKFLEQLKYAQPRGPHPEWQKISKAIYDAEQAALTGQMSAKDALDQAQATIETIVN, encoded by the coding sequence ATGAAGTTCTCGAAAATCGGACTACTCGCCTGCGCCGCACTCGGCGCCATCGGCGTAGCGCATACTGCCTCGGCTGAAGACGTCACGCTCAAGGTCTGGTCGATCGACGGCCGCGACCGGCCGGGCCTCGCCGATACCTTTTCCAAGGAATTCAGCGACATGGATAACGGTATCAAGATCGAATACCGCATGATCGCCTTCGACGACATCGTCAACGAGACGCTGAGGGCGTTTGCCACCGGCAACGCGCCGGATATCGTTTCGGTCGACAACCCGGATTTCGCGCTGTTCTCGTCGCGCGGCGCCATGCTCGACATCACCGACCGGGTGGCAAAATCCGATATCATCAAGACCGACAACTTCTTCCCCGGCCCGCTGAACTCGGTCACCTGGGACGGCAAGCTTTACGGCATTCCGAAGTACACCGACACGATCGCCGTGTTCTACAACAAGGACCTGTTCAAGAAGGCCGGCATCGATCATCCGCCGGTCACATGGGAAGAATTCGCGGCTGATGCGGAAAAGCTGACCGACCCCGCAAACCACGTCTACGGCGCCACCTTCTCGGCGCGCGCCGGCGAGGAAGGCACGTTCCAGTTCCTGCCGATCATCCAGATGTCCGGCGGCAGCTTCAAGAAGGTCAACACCGAGGGTGCGGTGCAGACCCTCGAACTCTGGAAGAAGATGATCGACAACGGCTGGGCGTCGAAGGACGTTCTCACACTTGGCCAGTGGGATTCGACCGGCACGTTCAATTCGGGCAATGCCGCGATGGCCGTTTCCGGCAACTGGGAAATCGATCGCATGCTGGACGATGCCAAGTTCGACTGGGGCGTGGCGCTGTTGCCGACGCTGACCGAGGGCGGTGACCGGTCTTCCGCGCTCGGCGGCTTCGACTGGGGCATCATGTCGGGCACCAAGCATCCGGATGAAGCCTTCAAGGCGCTGGAATATTTCGATTCCCAGGCCAAGCGCCTCTACAGCGAGTTCGGCTACATTCCGCCGCGCAGCGACATCAAGCTCGCCTCGAGCGGCAATGAGCGCAAGGACGCGGCCATCGCGAAGTTCCTCGAGCAGCTGAAATATGCCCAGCCGCGCGGTCCGCATCCCGAATGGCAGAAGATCTCCAAGGCGATCTACGACGCCGAGCAGGCGGCCCTGACCGGCCAGATGTCGGCCAAGGATGCGCTCGATCAGGCACAGGCCACGATCGAGACGATCGTCAACTGA
- a CDS encoding sugar phosphate isomerase/epimerase family protein has translation MSNPLNAIRIGTMIQASEGKAPENIAAIADLGFESFEPFFWQTTNGQDLAELGKRCLEAIGDRDITISTLGMFGNPLETNDLDIETLNGWKACIDNAHHFGATCVAGFTGRIRNKPLPESLPRYREVWSELARRAADKGVKIAFENCAMDGNWQTGDWNIAHNPDAWEMMFNETPDDNLGLEWEPCHQMVYLIDPLPQIRKWAHKIFHVHGKDATIRWDVIREHGIFGKEPFVFMRTPGFGDSNWTDVISELRLAGYTGAIDIEGWHDPVYRGDLEMTGQIHALNHLKAARGGVRFIDASSRYAGGDPSLN, from the coding sequence GTGAGCAATCCATTGAACGCAATCCGCATCGGCACGATGATCCAAGCCAGTGAAGGCAAGGCGCCGGAAAACATTGCCGCCATCGCCGATCTCGGCTTTGAAAGCTTCGAGCCCTTCTTCTGGCAGACCACCAACGGCCAGGACCTCGCCGAACTCGGCAAGCGCTGCCTGGAAGCGATCGGCGACCGCGACATCACCATCTCGACGCTCGGCATGTTCGGCAATCCGCTGGAAACGAACGATCTCGACATCGAGACGCTGAATGGCTGGAAGGCCTGCATCGACAACGCCCATCATTTCGGCGCCACCTGCGTCGCCGGCTTTACCGGCCGCATCCGCAACAAGCCACTGCCGGAAAGCCTGCCGCGCTACCGCGAGGTCTGGAGCGAGCTCGCCAGGCGGGCGGCCGACAAGGGCGTGAAGATCGCCTTCGAAAACTGCGCGATGGACGGCAACTGGCAGACCGGCGACTGGAACATCGCCCACAATCCCGACGCCTGGGAGATGATGTTCAACGAGACGCCGGACGACAATCTCGGCCTCGAATGGGAACCCTGCCACCAGATGGTCTATCTCATCGACCCGCTGCCGCAGATCCGCAAATGGGCCCACAAGATTTTTCACGTGCACGGCAAGGACGCGACGATCCGCTGGGACGTGATCCGCGAGCACGGCATTTTCGGCAAGGAACCCTTCGTGTTCATGCGCACGCCCGGTTTCGGCGACAGCAACTGGACCGACGTCATCTCCGAGCTGCGGCTCGCCGGTTACACCGGCGCCATCGACATCGAGGGCTGGCACGATCCCGTCTATCGCGGCGATCTCGAGATGACCGGCCAGATCCATGCGCTCAACCATCTGAAGGCGGCGCGCGGAGGCGTGCGCTTCATCGATGCCAGCTCACGCTACGCGGGAGGCGATCCATCGCTGAACTGA
- a CDS encoding Gfo/Idh/MocA family protein: protein MKMRAVLCGCGAMAKGWLRALQSTDELRDAVELVGLVDLNRETAAALAIEFDLGDIVIGTDLDDVLERCNPDLLFDVVVPGARSQVARAGLRHGCHVLSEKPLAASMQEASELVRLAAEAGKIHAVVQNRRFIPGIRRLRRAVEDGLIGDLTGVHCDFFLGPHFGGFREAMDNVLLLDMAIHTLDAARFVSGRTPLSVYCVETNPPGSWYAHGAAANAIYRLSGDAVLTYRGSWCAEGRPTSWESSWRLVGSRGMITWDGDATFDVTTPGHEEGLLAGFEVLDMPEAPDDDLLHGHQSVITDFIRSIRTGTRPETASDDNINSLAMVFGAIESARTGLPVDLQAKEMIS from the coding sequence GTGAAAATGAGAGCCGTCCTGTGCGGGTGCGGAGCTATGGCCAAAGGCTGGCTCCGGGCATTGCAGTCGACCGATGAGTTGCGTGATGCCGTCGAGCTGGTCGGTCTCGTCGATCTCAATCGCGAGACAGCCGCAGCACTTGCCATCGAATTTGACCTTGGCGACATCGTCATCGGCACGGATCTCGATGACGTGCTCGAGCGCTGCAATCCCGATCTGCTGTTTGATGTCGTGGTGCCGGGGGCACGTTCGCAGGTAGCGCGAGCCGGCCTGCGCCACGGGTGCCATGTGCTGAGCGAAAAGCCGCTGGCGGCCTCCATGCAGGAGGCATCCGAACTGGTCCGGCTGGCCGCCGAGGCCGGAAAAATCCATGCCGTCGTCCAGAACCGCCGCTTCATTCCCGGCATCCGCAGGCTCAGGCGGGCGGTCGAGGACGGGCTGATCGGCGATCTCACCGGCGTCCATTGCGATTTCTTTCTGGGACCGCATTTCGGCGGCTTCCGGGAGGCGATGGACAATGTCCTGCTTCTCGACATGGCCATCCATACCCTGGACGCGGCCCGCTTCGTGTCCGGCCGTACGCCGCTCTCCGTCTATTGCGTCGAAACCAATCCGCCCGGCTCCTGGTACGCTCATGGCGCGGCGGCGAATGCCATCTACCGGCTCTCCGGCGATGCGGTGCTCACCTATCGCGGCTCCTGGTGTGCGGAAGGTCGGCCGACGAGCTGGGAAAGCAGCTGGCGGCTCGTCGGCTCCCGCGGGATGATCACCTGGGATGGCGACGCCACATTCGACGTCACCACGCCCGGTCACGAGGAGGGGCTGCTTGCCGGCTTCGAGGTCCTCGACATGCCGGAAGCACCCGATGACGACCTGCTGCACGGCCATCAGAGTGTCATCACCGATTTCATCCGGTCGATCAGGACCGGAACCCGGCCGGAAACCGCAAGCGACGACAACATCAACAGTCTCGCCATGGTTTTCGGGGCGATCGAAAGCGCCCGGACCGGTCTTCCCGTCGATCTGCAAGCAAAGGAAATGATTTCGTGA
- a CDS encoding LacI family DNA-binding transcriptional regulator, which translates to MTGIRQLADHLNISIGTVSRALNGKPDVNPETRRRVMEAAEKLGYVANQAGRALRKGKTGIVGFMMETDPEVSRYGDLFFTSVFDGVQSVLTRHQLDLVTLLCPSSEDPDVYLDRMVARGFADAIILSGTRRHDPRFTLLAKRKIPFIPLGRSLTDVGQPWIDLDFEGMAEIAVNRFVANGHRRIGVIWPHGDHNLAYIFIDQVRETLARHQLTLPDHYIFKGPPNEDGGYRIARDIKACAEPPTAIILVNEAIVMGLYRGLTEVGMKPGKDVAIIGRYSPQAKFLSPSLTSFDLSLRDLGAALAETLLGSMPAYRQSYPDIIKRRIWPMTLVEGESG; encoded by the coding sequence ATGACAGGCATTCGCCAGCTAGCGGATCATCTGAACATTTCCATCGGCACCGTCTCGCGGGCGCTGAACGGCAAGCCTGACGTCAATCCGGAGACCCGCCGGCGGGTGATGGAGGCAGCCGAGAAGCTGGGCTATGTCGCCAATCAGGCCGGTCGCGCGCTACGCAAGGGCAAGACCGGTATCGTCGGCTTCATGATGGAGACGGATCCGGAAGTCAGCCGCTACGGCGACCTCTTCTTCACCAGCGTCTTCGACGGCGTGCAGAGCGTGCTAACGCGCCATCAGCTCGATCTCGTGACACTCCTCTGTCCGTCGAGCGAAGACCCCGACGTCTATCTGGACCGCATGGTTGCCCGCGGATTTGCGGACGCGATCATCCTGTCGGGCACGCGCCGGCACGATCCACGTTTCACACTGCTGGCAAAGCGCAAGATCCCCTTCATTCCGCTCGGGCGAAGCCTCACCGATGTCGGCCAGCCGTGGATCGATCTCGATTTCGAGGGGATGGCCGAGATCGCCGTCAACCGCTTCGTGGCAAATGGCCATCGCCGCATCGGCGTCATCTGGCCGCATGGCGACCACAACCTCGCCTACATCTTCATCGACCAGGTCCGCGAGACGCTCGCGCGCCACCAGTTGACGCTTCCGGACCACTATATCTTCAAGGGGCCGCCCAACGAGGACGGCGGCTACCGCATTGCACGCGACATCAAGGCCTGCGCGGAACCTCCAACGGCAATCATTCTCGTCAACGAGGCGATCGTCATGGGGCTCTACCGGGGGCTGACGGAGGTGGGAATGAAGCCGGGCAAGGACGTCGCCATCATCGGCCGCTACAGCCCACAGGCGAAATTCCTCTCGCCCAGCCTGACATCCTTCGACCTCTCGCTGCGCGATCTCGGCGCCGCGCTGGCGGAGACGCTGCTGGGCTCCATGCCGGCCTACCGCCAGAGCTATCCCGATATCATCAAGCGCCGAATCTGGCCGATGACGCTGGTCGAAGGCGAGAGCGGCTGA
- a CDS encoding AraC family transcriptional regulator translates to MLDHSSRQPSPPNIPMDALSEVLQDFRLSGVIYGRCELRHPWSIAFPEQQLLRFHFVSQGPCWLHTEAEGWQALNEGDLVLLPQGIAHRLASAPDVEGDCLKSCQITKVGSNVCEVVREGDGATSTLFCGSMALNAQALDPLIALMPPIIWGCDVAGNDPIIGPLLTAMTAEASQPQMGSATVLSRMADLLVARLIRCWVNCSGAATTGWLAAIRDPHLGRVLAAIHRDPGHNWTLESLAGVAGQSRSIFAQRFSAVLGEGAARYITRLRMQLARELLGQGHISVAEVAERLGYESEASFSRAFKRTTKVSPGVVRRSKSGRTDINFGF, encoded by the coding sequence ATGCTTGATCATTCGTCTCGACAGCCATCGCCACCGAATATCCCCATGGATGCGCTCAGCGAGGTCCTCCAGGACTTCCGCCTGAGTGGCGTCATCTATGGACGGTGCGAACTCCGTCACCCGTGGAGCATCGCCTTCCCCGAGCAGCAATTGCTTCGTTTTCACTTCGTCAGCCAGGGGCCGTGCTGGCTTCATACGGAAGCCGAAGGCTGGCAGGCCCTGAACGAAGGGGATCTGGTGCTATTGCCGCAAGGCATCGCCCATCGGCTGGCCAGCGCGCCGGATGTCGAAGGCGATTGCCTGAAAAGCTGCCAGATCACCAAGGTGGGTAGCAATGTCTGCGAGGTGGTGCGGGAAGGAGACGGTGCGACGAGCACGCTTTTCTGCGGCTCGATGGCATTGAACGCGCAGGCGCTCGATCCCCTGATCGCCCTGATGCCGCCGATCATCTGGGGCTGTGACGTGGCCGGCAACGACCCGATCATCGGCCCTCTTCTGACCGCCATGACGGCCGAGGCCTCGCAGCCGCAAATGGGCAGCGCCACGGTGCTGTCGCGCATGGCCGACCTTCTGGTCGCCAGGCTGATCCGCTGCTGGGTCAATTGCAGCGGTGCCGCAACCACCGGCTGGCTTGCCGCCATCCGCGACCCCCATCTCGGCCGCGTCCTCGCTGCCATTCACCGCGATCCCGGGCATAACTGGACCCTCGAAAGCCTCGCCGGGGTGGCCGGCCAGTCCCGCTCGATCTTCGCCCAGCGGTTCAGCGCCGTTCTCGGCGAAGGCGCTGCGCGCTACATCACCCGACTGCGCATGCAGCTCGCCCGCGAACTGCTGGGACAAGGCCACATATCGGTCGCCGAGGTCGCAGAGCGCCTCGGCTATGAATCCGAGGCGTCCTTTTCGCGCGCCTTCAAACGGACCACCAAAGTCTCGCCCGGCGTTGTGCGTCGCAGCAAGTCAGGACGAACGGACATAAATTTCGGATTTTAA
- a CDS encoding MFS transporter, with protein MTDTSSQFNDAALDLDIAEPTAWSPATWLAVLSMAATSFALVSAEFLPAGLLTPMANDLGISEGTAGQVVTATASVGAVTALLSNVLIGRLNRKAVLVALTALAIGSNILAAFAADLWLLLLGRAGLGIALSGFWALSVAVVARLVGANATGRGMAIVTLGVSLATIAAPSLGALISDWIGWRSAMTMTAGLAAIALLLQVISLPSLPASQSNSLGDVFRLTRRRGVQLGMLAILLLMTGHFAGSVYVRPFLEKVTLLDTGPIAMALLGFGIASVIGNVAGGRMADASIRMALIATATLMGVSAIALVLWGANIGVAFTLVALWGFAFGMAPVVLPTNLSRAAPDALEAAGSLMVVSFQVAITIGAVLGGFIVDHYGAVGPLTLTAALAAVTLLLPLTQSRT; from the coding sequence ATGACGGATACTTCATCACAATTTAATGACGCGGCTCTGGACCTTGATATTGCAGAGCCAACCGCATGGAGCCCCGCCACATGGCTCGCCGTTCTGTCCATGGCGGCCACCAGCTTCGCGCTCGTTTCCGCGGAATTCCTTCCGGCAGGCCTTCTCACACCCATGGCCAACGATCTCGGGATCAGCGAGGGAACCGCCGGTCAGGTGGTGACGGCCACCGCCTCCGTCGGTGCCGTCACGGCGCTGCTCAGCAATGTCCTGATCGGCAGGCTGAACCGCAAGGCCGTCCTCGTCGCCCTCACCGCTCTGGCGATCGGCTCGAATATTCTTGCGGCCTTCGCGGCCGACCTTTGGCTCCTGCTTCTCGGGCGGGCCGGTCTCGGCATCGCGCTCAGCGGCTTCTGGGCGCTCTCGGTTGCCGTTGTGGCAAGGCTGGTGGGCGCCAATGCCACCGGTCGCGGCATGGCGATCGTCACCCTCGGCGTCTCGCTTGCCACCATTGCAGCCCCGTCGCTCGGCGCCCTCATCAGTGACTGGATCGGCTGGCGCAGCGCCATGACCATGACGGCGGGGCTGGCGGCAATAGCCTTGCTGCTGCAGGTCATCAGCCTGCCGTCACTGCCGGCAAGCCAAAGCAACAGCCTTGGCGACGTCTTCCGGCTGACGCGGCGGCGTGGCGTCCAGCTTGGAATGCTCGCCATCCTTCTGCTGATGACGGGGCATTTTGCCGGTTCGGTCTATGTCCGCCCCTTCCTTGAAAAGGTGACACTGCTGGATACGGGTCCGATCGCCATGGCCCTGCTGGGCTTCGGCATCGCATCCGTCATCGGCAACGTGGCCGGCGGGCGCATGGCGGACGCCAGCATTCGCATGGCGCTGATCGCCACCGCGACCTTGATGGGGGTCTCGGCAATTGCGCTGGTGCTCTGGGGCGCCAATATCGGCGTCGCATTCACCCTCGTCGCCCTTTGGGGGTTCGCCTTCGGTATGGCGCCGGTGGTGTTGCCGACCAACCTTTCCAGAGCCGCACCCGACGCGCTGGAAGCGGCCGGCAGCCTGATGGTCGTCTCCTTCCAGGTGGCGATCACCATCGGCGCGGTCCTGGGCGGCTTCATCGTCGACCACTACGGCGCCGTCGGCCCCCTGACGCTGACCGCCGCCCTGGCTGCCGTCACCCTACTCCTGCCGCTGACACAGTCCCGTACCTGA
- a CDS encoding DUF6074 family protein gives MTLVQFPAHRRIAEVRRCAETLLGLHGEAANAFWRTEMSALASALREQNVSEAEISRQAGLFMQAVQLELQSAYAVESGTGQ, from the coding sequence ATGACACTCGTTCAATTCCCAGCCCATCGGCGCATTGCGGAGGTAAGACGCTGCGCAGAAACTCTTCTCGGGCTCCATGGCGAGGCTGCGAACGCATTCTGGCGGACCGAGATGAGTGCACTTGCGTCAGCGCTGAGAGAGCAGAATGTCAGTGAAGCGGAAATCTCGCGGCAGGCCGGCCTCTTCATGCAGGCCGTGCAGCTGGAGTTGCAGTCCGCCTATGCCGTGGAAAGCGGCACCGGCCAGTAA